Proteins encoded within one genomic window of Rhododendron vialii isolate Sample 1 chromosome 1a, ASM3025357v1:
- the LOC131318710 gene encoding DNA replication ATP-dependent helicase/nuclease JHS1 isoform X2, translating to MPPKKKLNSASKKSNQNSQPSKFGIQHFFHRHTLTQNHPKTQQTPDPNTNKLQIPTNGSLPPEKSGPIAALSAAPNSKKIALDSAVRNPTNDSRTTETTNSQNTPPENLLPAAVNAGENQSEVSPEICKSVSVKRFKFSPGMLIKQSQDDGGDEITWKISPVNDRLHAVSKHLPDMVKVLAESSRINSLDFHHCQLNKSSPRSPGKIEKWLSSPPLKSTEKSSLSTNGVSLKRFNPNLDIGFHRSQENSNDNSNTCVTNSPSPFKTPPSLSYCHDKPDDGAGPHETTDQLDSRQHKKALLELLDQVEGVLSVDESESKGMETCIAEVQAGNSGEKFVKAHPVVNSLVTNLPRNVKREISNIYCLVLEVSEKRGTVNSSGSQCPFKVLRLLNEQSGEERVVHLWDEWVYSVIAPGDTIHVIGKFDGQGKCDVNRDQNYIIVHPEVLVSGTRVAASFSCPRRTVLDERLKCSEQSVAALTGTLLHQIFQAGLTREDLTKEFLEEYARMVLQKNIESLYACGVNEYEMHKTLIEGIPRMLNWILLFRETQDSKLPSVDFGSNGGLKKVRVTEVVDIEEMAWAPKYGLKGMIDASIQVEVTSSAHEVYEKIMPFEFKTGKGTSGQATMEHSAQVMLYTLLMSERYLKTIDCGLLYYLHTDRTQGIAVRRSDLVGLIMRRNELASDILKASTSQQLPPMLQSPSMCKGCRHLNACTVYHKAQGGSTKDSGLGDMFVSLVSHLTSRHCAFLRRWEQLIDLEAKEIQNAKKDIWWSSNSRHEKSSSCLSSVILDTSDEIPQTKFSKGNRFIYRFVRQELPQLGGVARNGDSLSTGSSPVDGSNCSLRSGDYVILSTEDGRLTVASGIIMDISRSNVTVSFSKRLRLPGSSPSSMAQDLHHEVWRIDKDEAMTSFAIMRFNLIQLFLQNEHSFHQRRMIVDLEAPRFDSGCIFSQDPAISYIWSEKNLNNDQRRAIIKILTAKDYALILGMPGTGKTSTMVHAVKALLMRGASILLTSYTNSAVDNLLLKLKAQGIDFVRIGRNDAVHEEIRGHCFSAMDIHSTEEIKVRLDQIKVVAVTCLGITSPLLVNKRFDVCIMDEAGQTTLPVSLGPLMYASKFVLVGDHYQLPPLVQSTEGLENGMGVSLFCRLSEAHPQAISALQSQYRMCADIMELSNALIYGNRLHCGSSEVENAKLKYTSSKYVSTWLKEVLDPNRPVIFIDTDMVPALEAKDGKTVNNPIEANIIAKITEELVTKGIEVEDIGIITPYNSQTNLIRHVVSTSVEIHTIDKYQGRDKDCILVSFVRSNESPRNCISSLLGDWHRVNVALTRAKKKLIMVGSCQTLSKVPLLKLLIEKIDEQSGIFSVSKKDINLRELKRCSQMR from the exons ATGCCTCCGAAGAAGAAACTCAACTCTGCCTCCAAGAAATCGAATCAAAACTCCCAGCCTTCCAAGTTCGGAATCCAGCACTTCTTCCACCGCCACACCCTCACCCAAAACCACCCTAAAACCCAACAAACACCAGATCCCAATACTAATAAGCTTCAAATACCTACAAATGGGTCTCTTCCTCCCGAAAAGAGTGGTCCGATTGCCGCACTTTCAGCCGccccaaactctaaaaaaatcGCACTCGATTCAGCAGTTCGGAACCCTACGAATGATTCGCGGACAACTGAGACGACGAATTCGCAGAATACTCCTCCCGAGAATCTCTTACCGGCAGCTGTTAACGCCGGGGAAAATCAATCCGAGGTGTCCCCTGAGATTTGCAAGTCGGTGTCTGTCAAGCGCTTCAAGTTTTCGCCTGGAATG TTGATCAAGCAGAGCCAGGATGATGGAGGTGATGAGATAACCTGGAAAATTTCTCCTGTTAATGATCGACTCCATGCGGTATCAAAGCATTTACCTGATATGGTCAAAGTGTTAGCAGAATCTTCAAGGATCAACTCTTTAGATTTCCATCACTGCCAGCTGAATAAG AGTTCTCCCAGATCACCCGGTAAGATTGAGAAGTGGCTTTCTTCGCCTCCGCTGAAGTCAACAGAGAAATCCTCGTTATCCACAAATGGGGTTAGCTTGAAAAGGTTTAATCCAAATCTTGATATAGGCTTCCATCGAAGCCAAGAAAATTCAAATGATAACAGCAACACCTGTGTAACTAATAGCCCGAGTCCTTTCAAGACTCCACCATCTCTTTCATATTGCCATGATAAG CCTGATGATGGAGCCGGTCCGCATGAAACAACTGATCAGCTGGATTCAAGGCAACACAAAAAG GCATTGCTCGAACTTTTAGACCAAGTGGAAGGTGTACTTTCAGTTGATGAGTCCGAAAGTAAGGGTATGGAGACATGCATAGCTGAAGTTCAGGCTGGAAATAGTGGTGAGAAATTTGTCAAAGCTCATCCTGTTGTGAATAGCTTGGTGACTAATCTGCCGAGAAATGTCAAAAGGGAAATCTCCAATATTTATTGTCTTGTATTGGAG GTTTCTGAGAAACGTGGAACTGTTAATTCATCTGGTTCCCAATGCccttttaag GTTCTTCGCTTATTGAACGAGCAAAGTGGAGAAGAACGGGTTGTCCATTTGTGGGATGAGTG GGTTTATAGTGTCATTGCACCTGGGGATACAATTCATGTCATTGGCAAATTTGATGGCCAAGGGAAATGCGATGTAAATCGTGACCAGAATTATATAATTGTTCACCCAGAGGTTTTGGTGTCTGGAACACGG GTTGCTGCCAGTTTCAGTTGTCCTAGGCGGACGGTCCTAGATGAGAGGCTAAAATGCAGCGAGCAATCAGTTGCAGCATTGACTGGCACCTTGTTGCATCAGATTTTTCAG GCTGGATTAACAAGGGAAGATCTAACAAAAGAGTTCTTGGAGGAATATGCAAGAATGGTGCTCCAGAAAAATATTGAGAGCCTGTATGCATGCGGAG TGAATGAATATGAAATGCACAAGACGTTGATTGAGGGAATTCCAAGGATGTTAAATTGGATACTCCTCTTCCGAGAAACACAG GATTCAAAACTTCCTAGTGTTGATTTTGGATCTAATGGGGGACTGAAGAAGGTTAGAGTAACTGAG GTAGTGGACATTGAAGAGATGGCATGGGCCCCAAAATATGGCCTGAAAGGGATGATTGATGCATCTATTCAAGTTGAAGTCACTTCGAGTGCCCATGAAGTTTATGAGAAGATAATGCCTTTCGAATTTAAAACTGGGAAAGGAACTAGTGGCCAGGCAA CTATGGAACACAGCGCGCAAGTGATGTTGTATACACTCCTTATGTCTGAGAG ATACCTGAAGACTATTGATTGCGGTCTTCTATACTATCTCCACACAGATCGGACACAG GGGATTGCGGTAAGAAGATCCGACTTGGTTGGGCTGATCATGCGTCGCAATGAACTTGCAAGTGATATTCTCAAGGCATCAACATCTCAACAATTGCCACCAATGTTACAG AGCCCAAGCATGTGCAAAGGTTGCCGCCACCTAAATGCCTGTACTGTCTACCATAAG GCCCAAGGTGGAAGCACCAAGGATAGTGGATTGGGTGACATGTTTGTTTCACTTGTGAGCCATTTGACAAGTAGGCATTGTGCTTTCCTTCGGCGATGGGAGCAGTTAATTGATTTAGAAGCTAAGGAAATACAG AATGCTAAGAAAGATATCTGGTGGTCATCTAATTCAAGGCATGAAAAGTCAAGTAGTTGCCTTTCTTCTGTCATTCTTGATACTTCGGATGAAATCCCACAGACAAAGTTCTCTAAGGGCAACCGATTTATATATCGCTTTGTGCGCCAAGAATTGCCTCAACTTGGTGGTGTAGCACGTAATGGAGACTCTCTGAGTACTGGATCTTCTCCTGTTGATGGCAGTAATTGCTCTCTTAGAAGTGGAGACTATGTG ATACTGAGTACGGAAGATGGCCGATTAACAGTGGCAAGTGGGATAATAATGGACATCAGTCGCTCCAATGTTACT GTTTCCTTTTCGAAGCGCTTAAGGCTTCCAGGGAGCAGCCCTTCTTCTATGGCACAGGATCTCCATCATGAAGTCTGGCGCATTGAcaaggatgaagccatgacatCATTTGCAATCATGAG GTTCAATCTTATACAACTTTTCCTGCAAAATGAGCATAGTTTTCATCAAAGAAGGATGATTGTTGACCTTGAG GCTCCTAGATTCGATAGTGGATGTATATTTAGTCAAGACCCTGCAATATCGTATATCTGGTCTgagaaaaatttgaataatgatCAGCGCAGAGCCATAATCAAG ATACTTACAGCAAAGGACTATGCACTAATTCTGGGGATGCCTGGAACTGGCAAAACATCCACTATGGTGCATGCAGTCAAGGCACTGTTGATGAGAGGAGCATCTATTTTGCTTACGTCATACACAAACTCAGCTGTCGATAATTTACTTCTCAAATTGAAAGCTCAG GGCATAGATTTTGTACGCATAGGAAGAAATGATGCGGTGCATGAGGAGATTCGTGGGCATTGCTTTTCAG CTATGGACATACATAGCACTGAAGAAATTAAGGTAAGACTAGACCAGATCAAAGTTGTTGCAGTTACATGTTTGGGGATAACTAGTCCTTTGCTTGTCAACAAGAGATTTGATGTTTGCATCATGGATGAAGCTGGACAAACCACACTCCCG GTATCCCTGGGGCCCTTGATGTATGCATCCAAATTTGTCCTCGTTGGAGATCATTATCAGTTACCACCACTTGTCCAG AGCaccgagggtttagagaatGGAATGGGCGTAAGCTTGTTTTGCAGGCTTTCAGAAGCGCATCCCCAGGCTATTTCAGCATTGCAAAGCCAG TATCGTATGTGTGCAGACATTATGGAACTATCCAATGCATTGATATATGGTAACAGATTGCATTGTGGTTCTTCGGAAGTAGAGAATGCCAAACTTAAGTACACCAGTTCTAAGTATGTTTCAACATGGCTAAAGGAG GTTTTGGATCCAAATCGACCAGTAATATTTATTGATACAG ATATGGTGCCTGCTCTCGAGGCAAAAGATGGGAAGACCGTAAATAACCCAATTGAAGCCAACATTATTGCCAAG ATTACGGAGGAATTGGTTACCAAAGGCATTGAAGTTGAAGACATTGGCATCATCACCCCCTATAACTCTCAGACAAATCTCATCCGCCATGTTGTTTCCACATCTGTGGAGATACATACCATTGATAAGTACCAG GGAAGAGATAAAGACTGCATCTTGGTCTCCTTCGTAAGATCAAATGAAAGTCCAAGAAACTGCATTTCTTCTCTTCTTGGAGACTGGCACAGGGTTAATGTTGCTCTGACACGTGCCAAG AAGAAATTGATAATGGTGGGGTCGTGCCAGACACTTTCTAAGGTTCCACTCTTAAAACTTCTTATTGAGAAGATTGATGAGCAATCGGGCATATTTAGTGTGTCCAAGAAGGATATCAACCTCAGAGAGCTAAAGAGATGCTCTCAAATGAGgtga
- the LOC131318710 gene encoding DNA replication ATP-dependent helicase/nuclease JHS1 isoform X1, which produces MPPKKKLNSASKKSNQNSQPSKFGIQHFFHRHTLTQNHPKTQQTPDPNTNKLQIPTNGSLPPEKSGPIAALSAAPNSKKIALDSAVRNPTNDSRTTETTNSQNTPPENLLPAAVNAGENQSEVSPEICKSVSVKRFKFSPGMLIKQSQDDGGDEITWKISPVNDRLHAVSKHLPDMVKVLAESSRINSLDFHHCQLNKSSPRSPGKIEKWLSSPPLKSTEKSSLSTNGVSLKRFNPNLDIGFHRSQENSNDNSNTCVTNSPSPFKTPPSLSYCHDKPDDGAGPHETTDQLDSRQHKKALLELLDQVEGVLSVDESESKGMETCIAEVQAGNSGEKFVKAHPVVNSLVTNLPRNVKREISNIYCLVLEVSEKRGTVNSSGSQCPFKVLRLLNEQSGEERVVHLWDEWVYSVIAPGDTIHVIGKFDGQGKCDVNRDQNYIIVHPEVLVSGTRVAASFSCPRRTVLDERLKCSEQSVAALTGTLLHQIFQAGLTREDLTKEFLEEYARMVLQKNIESLYACGVNEYEMHKTLIEGIPRMLNWILLFRETQDSKLPSVDFGSNGGLKKVRVTEVVDIEEMAWAPKYGLKGMIDASIQVEVTSSAHEVYEKIMPFEFKTGKGTSGQSAMEHSAQVMLYTLLMSERYLKTIDCGLLYYLHTDRTQGIAVRRSDLVGLIMRRNELASDILKASTSQQLPPMLQSPSMCKGCRHLNACTVYHKAQGGSTKDSGLGDMFVSLVSHLTSRHCAFLRRWEQLIDLEAKEIQNAKKDIWWSSNSRHEKSSSCLSSVILDTSDEIPQTKFSKGNRFIYRFVRQELPQLGGVARNGDSLSTGSSPVDGSNCSLRSGDYVILSTEDGRLTVASGIIMDISRSNVTVSFSKRLRLPGSSPSSMAQDLHHEVWRIDKDEAMTSFAIMRFNLIQLFLQNEHSFHQRRMIVDLEAPRFDSGCIFSQDPAISYIWSEKNLNNDQRRAIIKILTAKDYALILGMPGTGKTSTMVHAVKALLMRGASILLTSYTNSAVDNLLLKLKAQGIDFVRIGRNDAVHEEIRGHCFSAMDIHSTEEIKVRLDQIKVVAVTCLGITSPLLVNKRFDVCIMDEAGQTTLPVSLGPLMYASKFVLVGDHYQLPPLVQSTEGLENGMGVSLFCRLSEAHPQAISALQSQYRMCADIMELSNALIYGNRLHCGSSEVENAKLKYTSSKYVSTWLKEVLDPNRPVIFIDTDMVPALEAKDGKTVNNPIEANIIAKITEELVTKGIEVEDIGIITPYNSQTNLIRHVVSTSVEIHTIDKYQGRDKDCILVSFVRSNESPRNCISSLLGDWHRVNVALTRAKKKLIMVGSCQTLSKVPLLKLLIEKIDEQSGIFSVSKKDINLRELKRCSQMR; this is translated from the exons ATGCCTCCGAAGAAGAAACTCAACTCTGCCTCCAAGAAATCGAATCAAAACTCCCAGCCTTCCAAGTTCGGAATCCAGCACTTCTTCCACCGCCACACCCTCACCCAAAACCACCCTAAAACCCAACAAACACCAGATCCCAATACTAATAAGCTTCAAATACCTACAAATGGGTCTCTTCCTCCCGAAAAGAGTGGTCCGATTGCCGCACTTTCAGCCGccccaaactctaaaaaaatcGCACTCGATTCAGCAGTTCGGAACCCTACGAATGATTCGCGGACAACTGAGACGACGAATTCGCAGAATACTCCTCCCGAGAATCTCTTACCGGCAGCTGTTAACGCCGGGGAAAATCAATCCGAGGTGTCCCCTGAGATTTGCAAGTCGGTGTCTGTCAAGCGCTTCAAGTTTTCGCCTGGAATG TTGATCAAGCAGAGCCAGGATGATGGAGGTGATGAGATAACCTGGAAAATTTCTCCTGTTAATGATCGACTCCATGCGGTATCAAAGCATTTACCTGATATGGTCAAAGTGTTAGCAGAATCTTCAAGGATCAACTCTTTAGATTTCCATCACTGCCAGCTGAATAAG AGTTCTCCCAGATCACCCGGTAAGATTGAGAAGTGGCTTTCTTCGCCTCCGCTGAAGTCAACAGAGAAATCCTCGTTATCCACAAATGGGGTTAGCTTGAAAAGGTTTAATCCAAATCTTGATATAGGCTTCCATCGAAGCCAAGAAAATTCAAATGATAACAGCAACACCTGTGTAACTAATAGCCCGAGTCCTTTCAAGACTCCACCATCTCTTTCATATTGCCATGATAAG CCTGATGATGGAGCCGGTCCGCATGAAACAACTGATCAGCTGGATTCAAGGCAACACAAAAAG GCATTGCTCGAACTTTTAGACCAAGTGGAAGGTGTACTTTCAGTTGATGAGTCCGAAAGTAAGGGTATGGAGACATGCATAGCTGAAGTTCAGGCTGGAAATAGTGGTGAGAAATTTGTCAAAGCTCATCCTGTTGTGAATAGCTTGGTGACTAATCTGCCGAGAAATGTCAAAAGGGAAATCTCCAATATTTATTGTCTTGTATTGGAG GTTTCTGAGAAACGTGGAACTGTTAATTCATCTGGTTCCCAATGCccttttaag GTTCTTCGCTTATTGAACGAGCAAAGTGGAGAAGAACGGGTTGTCCATTTGTGGGATGAGTG GGTTTATAGTGTCATTGCACCTGGGGATACAATTCATGTCATTGGCAAATTTGATGGCCAAGGGAAATGCGATGTAAATCGTGACCAGAATTATATAATTGTTCACCCAGAGGTTTTGGTGTCTGGAACACGG GTTGCTGCCAGTTTCAGTTGTCCTAGGCGGACGGTCCTAGATGAGAGGCTAAAATGCAGCGAGCAATCAGTTGCAGCATTGACTGGCACCTTGTTGCATCAGATTTTTCAG GCTGGATTAACAAGGGAAGATCTAACAAAAGAGTTCTTGGAGGAATATGCAAGAATGGTGCTCCAGAAAAATATTGAGAGCCTGTATGCATGCGGAG TGAATGAATATGAAATGCACAAGACGTTGATTGAGGGAATTCCAAGGATGTTAAATTGGATACTCCTCTTCCGAGAAACACAG GATTCAAAACTTCCTAGTGTTGATTTTGGATCTAATGGGGGACTGAAGAAGGTTAGAGTAACTGAG GTAGTGGACATTGAAGAGATGGCATGGGCCCCAAAATATGGCCTGAAAGGGATGATTGATGCATCTATTCAAGTTGAAGTCACTTCGAGTGCCCATGAAGTTTATGAGAAGATAATGCCTTTCGAATTTAAAACTGGGAAAGGAACTAGTGGCCAG TCAGCTATGGAACACAGCGCGCAAGTGATGTTGTATACACTCCTTATGTCTGAGAG ATACCTGAAGACTATTGATTGCGGTCTTCTATACTATCTCCACACAGATCGGACACAG GGGATTGCGGTAAGAAGATCCGACTTGGTTGGGCTGATCATGCGTCGCAATGAACTTGCAAGTGATATTCTCAAGGCATCAACATCTCAACAATTGCCACCAATGTTACAG AGCCCAAGCATGTGCAAAGGTTGCCGCCACCTAAATGCCTGTACTGTCTACCATAAG GCCCAAGGTGGAAGCACCAAGGATAGTGGATTGGGTGACATGTTTGTTTCACTTGTGAGCCATTTGACAAGTAGGCATTGTGCTTTCCTTCGGCGATGGGAGCAGTTAATTGATTTAGAAGCTAAGGAAATACAG AATGCTAAGAAAGATATCTGGTGGTCATCTAATTCAAGGCATGAAAAGTCAAGTAGTTGCCTTTCTTCTGTCATTCTTGATACTTCGGATGAAATCCCACAGACAAAGTTCTCTAAGGGCAACCGATTTATATATCGCTTTGTGCGCCAAGAATTGCCTCAACTTGGTGGTGTAGCACGTAATGGAGACTCTCTGAGTACTGGATCTTCTCCTGTTGATGGCAGTAATTGCTCTCTTAGAAGTGGAGACTATGTG ATACTGAGTACGGAAGATGGCCGATTAACAGTGGCAAGTGGGATAATAATGGACATCAGTCGCTCCAATGTTACT GTTTCCTTTTCGAAGCGCTTAAGGCTTCCAGGGAGCAGCCCTTCTTCTATGGCACAGGATCTCCATCATGAAGTCTGGCGCATTGAcaaggatgaagccatgacatCATTTGCAATCATGAG GTTCAATCTTATACAACTTTTCCTGCAAAATGAGCATAGTTTTCATCAAAGAAGGATGATTGTTGACCTTGAG GCTCCTAGATTCGATAGTGGATGTATATTTAGTCAAGACCCTGCAATATCGTATATCTGGTCTgagaaaaatttgaataatgatCAGCGCAGAGCCATAATCAAG ATACTTACAGCAAAGGACTATGCACTAATTCTGGGGATGCCTGGAACTGGCAAAACATCCACTATGGTGCATGCAGTCAAGGCACTGTTGATGAGAGGAGCATCTATTTTGCTTACGTCATACACAAACTCAGCTGTCGATAATTTACTTCTCAAATTGAAAGCTCAG GGCATAGATTTTGTACGCATAGGAAGAAATGATGCGGTGCATGAGGAGATTCGTGGGCATTGCTTTTCAG CTATGGACATACATAGCACTGAAGAAATTAAGGTAAGACTAGACCAGATCAAAGTTGTTGCAGTTACATGTTTGGGGATAACTAGTCCTTTGCTTGTCAACAAGAGATTTGATGTTTGCATCATGGATGAAGCTGGACAAACCACACTCCCG GTATCCCTGGGGCCCTTGATGTATGCATCCAAATTTGTCCTCGTTGGAGATCATTATCAGTTACCACCACTTGTCCAG AGCaccgagggtttagagaatGGAATGGGCGTAAGCTTGTTTTGCAGGCTTTCAGAAGCGCATCCCCAGGCTATTTCAGCATTGCAAAGCCAG TATCGTATGTGTGCAGACATTATGGAACTATCCAATGCATTGATATATGGTAACAGATTGCATTGTGGTTCTTCGGAAGTAGAGAATGCCAAACTTAAGTACACCAGTTCTAAGTATGTTTCAACATGGCTAAAGGAG GTTTTGGATCCAAATCGACCAGTAATATTTATTGATACAG ATATGGTGCCTGCTCTCGAGGCAAAAGATGGGAAGACCGTAAATAACCCAATTGAAGCCAACATTATTGCCAAG ATTACGGAGGAATTGGTTACCAAAGGCATTGAAGTTGAAGACATTGGCATCATCACCCCCTATAACTCTCAGACAAATCTCATCCGCCATGTTGTTTCCACATCTGTGGAGATACATACCATTGATAAGTACCAG GGAAGAGATAAAGACTGCATCTTGGTCTCCTTCGTAAGATCAAATGAAAGTCCAAGAAACTGCATTTCTTCTCTTCTTGGAGACTGGCACAGGGTTAATGTTGCTCTGACACGTGCCAAG AAGAAATTGATAATGGTGGGGTCGTGCCAGACACTTTCTAAGGTTCCACTCTTAAAACTTCTTATTGAGAAGATTGATGAGCAATCGGGCATATTTAGTGTGTCCAAGAAGGATATCAACCTCAGAGAGCTAAAGAGATGCTCTCAAATGAGgtga
- the LOC131318726 gene encoding uncharacterized protein LOC131318726 produces MAQRARRERERNLKQGHSYPSGQRSQLSSRANQRMSSTDTTSKFSFFDTSRRPLNSFRQGSIATQSIEKRQRVAQTSTSQPLMPSTSSTTHANLPNITNRVKLCCEDELEVPMNFEGPSRAHIISGRHNLGNMDIQCLHCKALHWMNERLAKSSISHPLFGTCCFKGKIRLPTLITPPPPIRALYD; encoded by the exons atggCCCAACGTGCACGACGAGAACGAGAGAGAAATCTAAAGCAAGGCCATTCTTATCCATCGGGACAACGGTCTCAACTCTCAAGTAGAGCGAACCAACGAATGTCTTCAACTGATACCACAAGCAAATTCTCCTTCTTTGACACCAGTCGTCGTCCTCTCAACTCCTTTAGACAAGGATCAATTGCCACCCAATCTATAGAGAAGCGACAAAGGGTTGCACAAACTTCCACATCTCAGCCCCTCATGCCAAGCACATCTTCCACCACACACGCGAATCT gccTAATATTACCAACCGAGTGAAACTATGTTGTGAAGATGAATTAGAAGTGCCTATGAATTTCGAGGGACCTAGTAGAGCTCACATAATTTCAGGGAGGCATAATCTTGGCAATATGGATATTCAATGTCTTCATTGTAAAGCCCTACATTGGATGAATGAAAGATTGGCAAAATCTTCTATAAGTCATCCATTATTCGGCACTTGCTGTTTCAAAGGAAAGATAAGGCTACCTACACTTATTACACCCCCTCCACCAATTCGAGCATTGTATGATTAG